CAATGAAAAAAGAACAAAACGCAAAGGAACTAATTTTTTCAGCTACATAGTCTTCTTGTAGTTTAGCTGCTTTCGCAAGTAAGGTTTTATGGATTCTTTCATGTTCTTTTACATCTGGATATCCGATTTCCTCCAATATTTGTTCTTCGCTTTCAAAATGCTTTACAATTTCTCCGACTAAATTAACCATTAGCGAAATTATCATTTTCCGATCCGGCTCCGGCTGCAAAGCATAATAAAAGTACTCGCTGGCCAAATTCACAAGAGCTTTATGTTGGCTATCGATTGTCGCTTCACCGCTATTCCATTCATCTCTCCATTCCACGTTCATTGACGCAACAGGAGCTAGCTTAGGGATATAGCAGACAACTCTATTTCTTCCTAATTTTTTAGCTCGATACAGCATTTCATCGGTTCGTTTATACCAAGATAAAAAATCTTCTTCTGCCTTTTTTTCGCTAACTCCCAGACTTGCGGTAACGTGACCGGCTATCGGATGCCTGGCGGTGTCCATAGCCACTCGGATTTTTTCCGCGGCACTTTCGGCTTCAATAATATTAGTGTGAGGCATTAAAACAAGGAATTCTTCTCCTCCAATGCGGAAAAAATGATCCGCGCTTCGAATAACCTTCTTAACCGTTTGCGCTGTTTGAATTAAAACCTCGTCTCCAATTGGGTGCCCCCATGTGTCATTTACTTTCTTAAAGTGATCAAGATCAAATAAAATCATGGCTAAGGATTCCTCATAACGTTCCGCATGAGCAATCAATTTTACCACTTCTTGTTCAAGCATTTGTCGGTTATATAGCCCAGTTAAGCAGTCTTGCGTCGCTAGTTTTTCATTCTGCGCTTTTAGCTCCTGCGTTTCTTTTAGGCTTGTATACAGCATTTTCACACCTTGCGTCAACAAGCCGATTTCATCTTTCCGCTTCAATTCTTCTTCTAACGGAATAACCGGTCTGCCATCTACAATGCTTTTTAACGCCCCGATAATTCGTTCTAAGGGGGCAAATAAACGCACTCGAAAATATACCAATGTAAAAAGAGCAAATCCCACTGCCAGGAAAAATTGCAGCGTCGCCCGCTCTAGTTGTTCTTCCGCTCTACTTTCTAAAGCGTCAACCGATCGAGCCGTTTCGCGGTTCACTTCGCGGATTAATTCAAAAATAGAATCAAAGGCTTTTACCGATAAATCAGCCAAACGGGCTGCATCAGAGCTTGTTGCGCTCCCATTCATTGTTTTTTGCAATACTTCATTTTGAAAAGGTCTATAGGTTTTATAATAATCATTGTACACTCTGTCTTTCTTTTCGGTCAGTTCCGCACGATTGATGTCAAAGACACTTTTTTCAATACCACTCCAAATGTAATCGGCTTTTGAACGATATTCAATAAAGTTCTCATATTCGCTTGGAGATAACTTCTTGCCTTGATTGACCACGGAAGTTAGTGTGCTCGCACTAGAACCGCTAAAAAGACGAAACTCAACACAATCAAGCTGAAAATGGTGATAAAAGTCAAAAAAACCGATTTCACTTGTTGGTTTTTCCAGTTCTTCAATGACTTGTTTTATGTGAAAAATGATCAAAGTCGACTCATTAAACCAGGTAGTCCGAAACGAAATGTCTCGATCCGCTAAATTTAGCGAAGCTTGCACATCTGCATTCGATCGTAATTGCTTCAATTGATTATGCTTTTTTTTTAAGTTTTCCGCTTCTTCGGGGTTAAGAGAAGCAAGTCGATTAATTCCATCACTCAAAGAAGTATCAACCTGCCTTCTTCGCTCGGTAATGAAAATACGATTTGCTTCGCTAAGCGGCGTTTTTGACGTTAGCACAACATTAGTTCGTCCACGTTCAAAAGCAAGCGCTTCTAGCGTAGAAAACAGAAACATACTGCACTCGTTAATAGTCTCAATTTCTTTTGCTTTTTCCTTCTTCTCTATGACATCCACAAGCATAAAGGCGGAAGTAGAAATCAAGATCACGTTCACTAATAAAATACAGATTAGCAGTCTTCTTTGCAAAGAACCTCCAATAATAGCAACCACCTTCTTAACGAATTTTATAAGTTTCTATTTCTCTCATTGTTAACTGAACTCCTTTTTCGTAAAGAATATTACGAAAATACTCTTTGCGTACCCTCCCTCTACTCTTGTCAAAACTCATACCCCGTAACCCTCATTCGTACCCTCTCATGACTCCGGTTCTCTTGTTCAATCCCGTCTTCCCTCGCACCCCTCTTGGTATGAATTGGTTTTCATGCTAAAATGGAGGGACCGACAAATAGCAAGTAGTTGCTGATTTATATACATGGAGGTACATTAACTATGACACAAGCATTGGCCGCGGAGAGCAAACGGCGACGCACGTTCGCCATCATCTCTCACCCGGATGCCGGTAAAACAACCTTAACGGAAAAACTCCTCTTATACGGAGGCGCTATTCACTTGGCCGGTTCGGTCAAATCCCGCAAGGCGCAGCGCCACGCCGTATCGGACTGGATGGAGATCGAAAAGCAGCGCGGAATTTCCGTTACCTCCAGCGTTATGCAGTTCGACTATGACGGTTTCCGCATTAATATCCTCGACACCCCTGGTCACCAAGATTTCAGCGAAGATACCTACCGTACGCTGATGGCCGTAGACAGCGCCGTCATGCTCATCGACGTAGCTAAGGGCGTAGAGCCCCAAACAATCAAGCTCTTCAAGGTCTGCCGTCAGAGGGGCATTCCCATCTTTACCTTCGTCAACAAGCTGGACCGCCATGGCAAGCATCCGATGGATTTAATGGAAGAAATCGAAAAGGTGCTGGGTATCCAAAGCTATCCCATGAACTGGCCCATCGGCATTGAAGGCGACTACAAAGGCGTCTACAACCGGCGCGAGCGTCAGATTGAACTGTTCCAGGAAGACGGCACTCATGGTCAATGGGCGCTGCCGTCCAGCAAAGGCAGTGTTGACGACCCGGCTTTTACCGAAGTCATTGGCGAAGAAACGCATCGCACGCTTTGCGAGGAAATTGAGCTTTTAGACACCGCCGGCGAAGCCTTCGACATGGAACGCGTCCAAAAAGGCGAGCTGACTCCTATCTTTTTCGGCAGCGCCATGAGCAATTTCGGCGTGCAGCCGTTTCTAGAAGAATTCCTGCGCCTAGCTCCCGAGCCTGCTCCGCGTCGTTCTTCCGACGGCGTCGTACAGCCTACGGAAGAAGAGTTTTCCGCTTTCGTTTTCAAAATCCAGGCCAACATGAATCCCGCCCACCGGGATCGTCTGGCCTTTATCCGCATTGTTTCGGGTCATTTCGGCCGAGGCATGACGGTGAACCACTCCCGCAGCGGCAAACCGGTCAAGCTCTCGCAGCCGCAGCAATTTTTGGCGCAGGACCGCACCATTATTGAAGAAGCATGGCCTGGCGACATTGTAGGCCTCTTTGACCCGGGAGTTTTTGGCATTGGCGATACCCTTTCGGTCAACCGCAGCAGCGACTTCGCCTTTGCGGACTTTCCGATTTTCCCGCCGGAGCGCTTTTGCCGCGTCCAACCCAAGGACACGATGAAACGCAAGCAATTTTTAAAAGGCATTACCCAGCTCACCCAAGAGGGCGCTGTACAGCTGTTCCAACAAGACGACGCCCTAGCGGAAAGCTATGTCGTCGGCGCTGTCGGCCAGCTGCAGTTTGAAGTGCTGGAATACCGCCTTAAAAACGAATACGGCTGTACTATTTTAATGCAGCCGCTGCCTTACGAGCACGCCCGCTGGCTCGATGCCGGCAGCCAAGATGTGACCACCTTCAAAGGCATTGACCGCGCTATGATCGTGCGCGATGCCAAAGACCGCAAAGTGGCGCTGTTCCAAAGCGACTGGGCTCTGCGCTGGTCTGAAGACAACAATCCGAAAATCGGCTTTTTGCTTTCGCCGCCAGAGCTGTAGGCCATGAACATCAATCGACGCAAAGAAATCCTCAACCTGCTCCTGCAGCACGGCTCTGTCAAGGTTTCCGTCCTGGCGGAACGCTTTGCCGTCAACGACGTCACCATTCGCCGGGATCTTAAATATCTAGCGGAAAAGCACGGCGTCACCCTCACCTACGGAGGCGCTTTTATCGACACGCCCTCCAGCACCTACCCCATTGCCGAGCTGACCCTTGCAGCCAAAAGGCGGCAGCAGTACGAAGAAAAGCAAGTCATCGCCCGCAAGGCGGCGGCGCTCATCGAAAACGGCGATACCATCGCCCTGAACGCAGGCAGTACGGTGGAATACGTCCTAGATTACCTGCCTTCGGCGGTGCAACGCCTCAACGTACTGACCCTCTCTTTGGGCGTTGCCGTTAAGGCTAGTTCCCTGCCGCAGGCCACGTTATTTCTGCCTGGCGGCAAAGTCCGTCCGGAATCTACGGAGATGTGCGGCAGTGAAACCGAACGGTTTTTGCGCCAGTTCAATGTGGACAAGGTGTTCTTCGGCGCGGCGGCGGTCCACCTCAAACGCGGCGTCACGCATCCCGTACCGGAAGAAGTCACAACGAACCGACTGATTTTGGATATCGCCGCCAAGCGCTACTTGGTCTGCGACTCCAGCAAATTTGACGGTGTCTCGCTGCAGCATATTGCAGACTTGTCCTTTTTCGACGCCATCATTGCTGACGATAAGCTGCCTGAAAGCTACCGCACTTACTGCCAGCTTAACGGCATCACGATTCTATAATATTTTCTAAAACTTGATACTGCAGAAGGCAATTGACAGCAATCACATGCTGTCAATTGCCTTCTCTTTTTATGCCGCATTCCTCACAGACAGCCACTGTGCATCTCCCCGAGCCGCGTCTTTTCATCTCGTACAGACGCTTCTCTTTTTCTCTCCGAAACAAACTTTTCTCTTGTATACAAAAGATTTCTCTTGTTCTCTTGACTTTTCTCAGGTATTTCTATATCATTATTTTCAATTTAAAAGTTATGTTATTATATCCTCACATTTTAGATGCACAAGCTAATGATCTTTCTAGTCATTGGCTTCTTCTTTTTTATCGTCTCGTAGACTACATAACTTGTTGATTTTCTCTTGTTTATTAATTTCTTTTTACAAATCCTGAGCCACTCCAATTGTATGTTATTATAATTTCAAAACGATTCTCTTTCGATTTCACATAAAGGAGGCTTCCACATGCTCCCTCACCCTATATCGCAGCCAATGCTGCCTGACAGCATCTTAGACGGCTTTCCCTGCCCTATTATCAAAATTGACCGAGACTTTCGCTTGCTGTATCACAATCCTGCAGCCTGCCGCTTACACGGTCCTGTACCGGAAACAACGCCGACGCCGCGTTGCTATGAATGGCTCAAGTTAAGCCAGCGCTGTCCGCACTGTCCTGTGGAACAGGCATTCCAAAACGGCCAGCCCTCTACGAATCAAAAGTGCTCTGTAACCTCAGACCATCGCCTGGTTCGCCTTGAACAAACGGCCATTCCCGTCTATGACGCCCAAGGAAACATTGAATATGTTTTAGAAATTGACCTGGATACTACGCCGTTAATGACGCTCCAATGGGATTATGAAGTTGATTTTGTACAAACCATGTTCGCCTTTGCAGAGCTAATTGAAAAACGCGACATCTACACCGGACGCCATTCGGAAAATACCCGCGCCGTTGCGCTCGAACTGGGGCGCTCTCTTGGGCTGGACACAGCGCAATTGGACGATTTATCCACCATAGCGCTGCTTCATGATATCGGCAAAGTCGGCATCCCGGAAACCATCCTTCTGAAAAAAGGGCCTCTTAGCGCCGAAGAACGACAACAAATCGAAACGCACTCGCAACTCGGTCACGACGTGCTTTGCAAAATTAACCGTTTTCAAAAAATCGCCAACTGCATTCTCTGCCACCACGAATGGTTTAACGGGCAAGGCTATCCGGAGGGCCTGCAAGGCGAGGAAATCCCTTGGTTATCGCGTATTCTCAGCGTCGCCGACGTCTTTGAAGCTTTGACGGCGGACCGCATTTACCGTCCGGCTCTTCCCCGCGAAAAAGCGCTAGAGATCATCAATAACGGCAGCGGCAGCCAATTCGATCCGCAGGTAGTTGACGCCTTACTGCAGCTTAACGCAGAAAGCCCTTGAAATTAACGTTCCTCGGAAAACCATGGGAACCTCTGGTTTAATGAGCACGCCAAGCAAAGAGAGAACTTTTTTCGCCAGACAAGAAAGAAAACGCAGGCATAGCGGCGCTATGCCGAGGCTTTCTGACGATGTATGACGGAAAAAGAGCCTCTTTGATGGGAGTTGCGCATAAAGCAGTGGTTCCTAAAGAGAAAAAGGGAGGCACTACATAATGAATCGTTTTCCTCTCGTAGCCCAAATTGTCGGCATCATTGTTTTGATTGTGGCATTGATGACTGGCGTTGTAAGCTACACCTATTATCATCTCCGCGCCGTGGGCGCCGAAGCACAGCAAGTCATTGAAACCGACGCGATGGACATGGTGTTGGCAAAAGACGCCCACACCCAATTTACCAGGGCGCTTTTAGACATGCGGGGCTTTTTGACCTATGCTGACGGCATGGATACCTATGAAAAAGGCTATCGCGCCAACATCCAGACAAGCTACCAAATCATGACCGACTACACCTCGAAGGTGCAAAATCCCGCCCTGCACAGTAAAGGGGCGGAAGTGCAAAAGCTGATTGGCGATTATCTCAAACTAGGCAACCAAGTCATTGCCGCCAAACGCAGCAACGCAGCGAATATGACGCAATTAACAACGCAAGGTCGAAATCTGGTGGCTGCCATCGACAAAGGCTTTGTAGACTTGTCGGAAGTCCAAAAGAAAGAACTTCTGACCCAAACAGCCGCTATGAAGAGCGACGTCCAAGCCCGTTCCAACAATGCTCTTTTAGTCACTGCTGTCATTCTTCTATTTTCTTTGGCTCTCGGCATTTGGTACAGCCGCCAACTGGCAGCTCCCGTCAAGGAACTGCAACGCTTGATGGCGGAAGCCAGCAAAGGCAATCTGACCATCCGCTCGTCTAACCAGGCGGCTGATGAAATCGGCCAGCTTAGCCAATCCTTCAACACCATGATCGAAGGCCAGATGCGCATCGTCAAAGATGTTTCCACCAGCGCCGTCGAGCTTTCCGCCGCCTCCGAAGAACTGGCGGCTTCGTCAGAGCAGGTTTCCGGCGCTGCCAACAGCATTGCCAACGATATTCAGCAGGTAGCTTCCTCGATGAGCGACGCCGCCAAAACGAGTATGGAAACCTCGCAGGTGCTTGTAGAATTATCCTCGCTCATTCAAATTGCCAAAGACAAAGCGCATTCGGCCAGCGACAAATCGGAAATTACCATGGCCACCGCCAAAGACGGCAAGGATACCATCAACAACGCCATGCAAAGCATGAACACGATTCATGCCAAAACCATCGAAGCCGAACGGGTCATTACGCTGCTCAACGATTATTCCCAGCAAATCGGCAGCATCAATGAAACCATTACTAGCATCGCCAAGCAAACGAATCTGTTAGCTCTGAATGCCGCTATCGAAGCGGCGCGAGCCGGCGAATCCGGTCGCGGTTTTGCTGTTGTCGCCGAAGAGGTTCGCAAACTGGCGGAACAATCCAATACGGAAGCGGATAATATTTCTCACCTCATTACTAAAATCACCGACAATACGCAAAATGCCGTTTTCGCCATGAAACAAAGCCTGCAGGAAGTGGAAACCGGCGTTACCGCCGTGACCGCAGCGGAACAGTCTTTGGAGCACATCATGGCCGCCGTCATCGAGACAGTGGAAGACGTCGACGGCATTGCCAAAATTACCAACGCGGAAATCGCTTCGTCCGATAAAATCATTCAACTTATTGAAAACGTCGCTAATGACATCGAAAGCACGGAACGAGAAACGCAGTCCGTTGCCGCCGCCATCCAGGAAGTTACAGCTACTGTCGAAACCATCGCCTCCACTTCGGAGGAAACCAGCGCTATGTCCCAAAGTCTTCAAAACAACATTATCGTTTTCCAGATTTAATTTAATAGTGAAAGGAAGATTCCCGCCATGGAACATACCTTAACAACCAACGGAAATCAAGCCATTCTCTCTTTAACCGGCAAGCTATACGTACATGACGCCGGCATTATTCGCGACGCCATGATCGAAAAAATCGAGACCGGTCACCATCACCTGACAATGAACCTAGCTGGCGTGACCTACATCGACAGCTCCGGTCTGGGCGTGCTGGTCACGTTGCACAAAATGACCCAGGAAAAAAACGGCTCTCTTACCTTAATAGGCGTCCAGGGCATGGTCAAAGAACTGTTGCAGCGCACTCGTCTGGATAAGGTGCTGCATCTGGAAAGCTAAGCAGCTGATACTGGCTTCACACTTTCTCACACAAAAGGAGTCCTTGTTCATGAACCACGGAGAGCTTAGCCCGTTGCAGGTCATCTTTCAGCACATGCCAACCCTAGCTTGGATGAAAGATAGAGAAGGGCGCTTTTTAGAAGTCAATACCGCCTTTACCCGCTTCTGCCACAAAAGCCCTGCTGAAATTTTAGGCAAAACCGTTCACGACATTATGCCCGCTTTTTTAAGCACTGTCTATGAATCGCTGGATACGGCGGTCCTGCAATCACGCATGCCCCAAAGCCGGGATCATATATATCGGGAAAATCGCGCCGGCAGCAATTGGTTTGACACCCAAATCATTCCTATCTTCCATCGAAACGGCAGCCTTTGCGGCACCATCGGTTTTTCCCGTAAAATCTCCCGACGCAAGCAATTGGAGCTAAAGCTGGAAAATCAACAGCAATTTTTACGAACCATGATGGACAGTATCCCGGATATTCTTGTCTTCAAAGACCTGCAGTGTCAGGTTCTGGGCTGTAATAAATCTTGCCGCGAATTATTGTACGGTGTTGAACAGGAACAAGACGTTATTGGCAAAACTAGCTGGGACATCCTGAAAGATACCCAACTGGCGGAAAACTGCCTTAAGAAAGACTATGAGGCGCTGCTGCTGAACCAGCCTGTCAAAGTAGAGGAGCAATATACCTTAGTCAACGGCAGCGTCATTGACGTGGAAACCTTGAAAACGCCCTACCACGACAAAGAAGGCTATGTTACCGGCTTGATCGCCATCTCCCGGGACATCACCGAACGCAAGCGCTATGAACAGGAGCTGCGCTGCCGCGAGCAGCAGACCTTGAAAGAACTGCACCTAGCCGCTCAAGTGCAGCAGGACACTTTGCCGGATGCCTTGTCCTTGCCGGAACTGCGTGTGAATACGCTCTTTTTGCCTTATCATACGGTAAGCGGTGATCTTTTTAACTACAAATGGTTCGCCCCGGAAAAAACGCTGCGCGGCTACATGGTCGACGTCAGCGGCCATGGCGTAGCTACGGCTCTGCAGACGGCTTCTTTGAAAATGCTGCTAGACACGCGTCTGCTTACTGGTGAAAGCATCACCGAGGACCATTTTGAGCTCATTAACCAACGCATTAAGCAATATCTTCATGAAGACGCCTTCGCTGGCATCGCCTACTTCGAATTTGATCTGCAAAAATCGCTGCTTACCTTTATTTCCGGCGGAATTAATTTCTATCTTGCCGCCAATGAAAGCCGCTGCTCTTTAATTCCCGTCAGCAGCCGTTTTCTAGGCATCTTTGACGACATTGACATGCAGACCGTCACTCGTCCTTTAAAAGCAGGCGAGGTCTACTGCATCATGAGCGACGGCGTTTCCGATTTAATGGAGCTTCATGGCTTACAAGCGCAACCTGGCTTATCCGGCTATACGCGCTGGCTTGAAACACTGTCGCAAAAGCCGGAACGCAGCGACGATTTCTCTGCGGTGGTTCTGGAGATTAATCAATTACCCGGTCAATTGCGCCTGCCTTGCATCCAGACGCAGCAAGATCTCTCTCGGGCGCAAACAGCGATTCATGAGTATGTAACAAGCTGCGCGCCGGAAGGAGAAGCCGCTTTCCTTGAAGTAGCCGCCAACGAAGCCTTGAACAACGGCTTTTTAGCGGGTCAACGCGTTTCTTTGCGTATGCGCCGCTGCGGCAATCGCCTGAGTATACGCGTCAAAGACGACGGGCCTGGTTTTGACGCTCGCAGCCTCTTAAGCAAACTGCAAAACACCAGCCCGGAAGCTTGGTACGACGAGTTGGGTCTCCACGACCATGGCCGCGGTATTTTCTTGATGCATTCGGCCTGTGATCGCTTGGCTTACAACGCCAAAGGAAATGAAGTGCTGCTTCTGCGCAAATTCTCGACGCCGGCGCTTGAAAACAAGGAAGCCGAAACACAAAGCAATAGGGACCCAGAAAATACCAAAGGAGTTCTTTAAGGTTACGCTTTTCTATGAATCTTTCGGCCCGCTTAAGCGGGCTTTTATTTTTTGCCTACTTTTGTGTCGGTTTATTTCTGATTTTTGTCGTTTTATAGTATATTCGTGTTGACTTCAGAAAGTTCTGTCGTAAAATAAAATAAAGAGCTTCTTGAAGTTGTTTATTTTTACCTATTTATCGAAAAGCGGAACGCGCGCCGCTTTTCCTAAAAAACCACAGAGAATGGAGATATGTGGCTATGATGAACGACATGGAACGCTTGCACAATCTGAAGTATTTCGCCTTGGACATGGACGGCACTATTTATCTGGGACAAAAGCTGCTGCCAGGAGCCTTGGACTTCTTGCAGTACCTGAAGGACAGCGGGCGCAAGCATCTATTTTTGACCAACAATTCTTCAAAACACAAGCACAGCTATGTGGAAAAGCTGCAAAAGCTAGGCATCAACGCAACTGACAAAGAGGTCATGACCTCTGGTGAGGCGACCGCTCTCTACTTACAGGCTAAAAATATGAATCGAGTCTACCTTTTGGGAACGCCGGACCTGGAGGATGAATTTCGCCAGCATGGTCTGACGCTGACCTGCGACAAGCCTGCCTGCGTCGTCCTCGGCTTTGACCAAACGCTAACCTACGCCAAGCTCACCGAAGCCTGCCACCTGCTGCGAGAAGGGGTCCCTTTTATCGCCACGCATCCGGACATCAACTGTCCTACCAATGAGCGTTCCGGTTATCTTCCTGACACCGGCGCGATGCTCAAGCTCATTGAGGCATCTACCGGCGTAACGCCACAGCTCATTATCGGTAAACCCCACCAAGAAATCATTAATGTCCTCATGTCCGCCTTGCATTGCACCAGAGAAGAAACCGCCATGGTCGGCGACCGTCTCTATACGGATATTCAGCTGGCTACCAACAGCGGCATCTGCGGTGTTCTCGTCCTCAGCGGCGAATCCACCCGCAGCGACATAGCCGCCAGCAGCGCTAAACCGACTTTCGTCTTTGAAAATGTCGGCGACCTAGCCAACGCCTTGCGTACGGCCGATGCCGCGTTGGGTAAAACGCCTGTGCTAGTATAAGAAATACGGAACAAGAATCGTACCGAGATTACAAGCAGACGCCGCGGTCTTTAAGACGGGCGTCTTTTGCTTTTTCAGCAGGAACCTCTCATTCCGCAGCGAAATAGAAATTACTGGACACCGCAGTTTACCGTGAAAGGAGTCAAAACTAAAATGAATCATCGTTTTTCCTGCAAGACCGCTTCTCTCGTTCTTGCTTTGTTCTTATGGCTGCCCGCTTTGGTCTGGGCCGCACCGGTCAAAAATGTGATTGTCTTGATGACCGACGGCACCGGCACAACCCATACCACACTCACTCGCTGGTACCTGGGCGGTCAGCTTCTGCCGCAAGACCCGTACGTAGTCGGAGCCGTGCGCACCTTCGGGGCTGATTCAATTATTACTGATTCCGCACCGGCCGCCAGCGCCTTTGCCACCGGCCATAAAACCGATGACAAATTCATCAGCGTCTTGCCGCCCAAAAGCACGATTCCCGGCGTAGAGGCAACACCGCTAGCTAAGCAGTATAAACCGGTGGCCACGGTTTTAGAAGGCGCCAAGCTCCAAGGTAAAGCCGTCGGCCTTGTAGCCACTTCCAACATCCAGCACGCCAGTCCGGCCGCCTTTTCGGCACATTGGCCCGACCGCAGCAATTACGAAGAAATCGGCAAACAACAAGTCTATTTGGATATTGATGTTGTCCTTTCCGGCGGCAGCCAGTATCTGCTGCCCCAAACCGCCGGCGGCAGCCGCAAAGACGGCGTTAATTTATTTGACGTGCTGAAACAGCGAGGCTACGCCATTGCCGCCACCGAAAAGGAAATGCAGGCCGCCAAAAGCCCTCGCCTTTGGGGTCTTTTTGCGCCAAATGATTTAGACTACGACATGGACCGCAAAACCTTGCATCCGGAGCAGCCTTCCTTAGCGGAAATGACCGCCAAAGCCATTGAAACCCTTTCCCAAAATCCGAAAGGCTTTTTCCTTTTTGTAGAAGCCAGCAAGGTAGACTGGGCCTCCCATGCGAATGATCCCATCGGCGTCATCAGCGACTCCGTCGCCTACGCCAACGCCATCCGCACAGCGCTGGACTTTGCCAAAAAGGACGGTCAAACGCTGGTGCTCTGCTTTGCTGACCACAGCAACGGCGGCCTAGCCATTGGCAGCAAGAAAAGCGACAAGGGCTATGATCACATGCCTTATGAAAACC
This region of Anaeromusa acidaminophila DSM 3853 genomic DNA includes:
- a CDS encoding diguanylate cyclase; its protein translation is MQRRLLICILLVNVILISTSAFMLVDVIEKKEKAKEIETINECSMFLFSTLEALAFERGRTNVVLTSKTPLSEANRIFITERRRQVDTSLSDGINRLASLNPEEAENLKKKHNQLKQLRSNADVQASLNLADRDISFRTTWFNESTLIIFHIKQVIEELEKPTSEIGFFDFYHHFQLDCVEFRLFSGSSASTLTSVVNQGKKLSPSEYENFIEYRSKADYIWSGIEKSVFDINRAELTEKKDRVYNDYYKTYRPFQNEVLQKTMNGSATSSDAARLADLSVKAFDSIFELIREVNRETARSVDALESRAEEQLERATLQFFLAVGFALFTLVYFRVRLFAPLERIIGALKSIVDGRPVIPLEEELKRKDEIGLLTQGVKMLYTSLKETQELKAQNEKLATQDCLTGLYNRQMLEQEVVKLIAHAERYEESLAMILFDLDHFKKVNDTWGHPIGDEVLIQTAQTVKKVIRSADHFFRIGGEEFLVLMPHTNIIEAESAAEKIRVAMDTARHPIAGHVTASLGVSEKKAEEDFLSWYKRTDEMLYRAKKLGRNRVVCYIPKLAPVASMNVEWRDEWNSGEATIDSQHKALVNLASEYFYYALQPEPDRKMIISLMVNLVGEIVKHFESEEQILEEIGYPDVKEHERIHKTLLAKAAKLQEDYVAEKISSFAFCSFFIDDIITNHMIHDDQEFFYYTQKRAE
- a CDS encoding peptide chain release factor 3, which translates into the protein MTQALAAESKRRRTFAIISHPDAGKTTLTEKLLLYGGAIHLAGSVKSRKAQRHAVSDWMEIEKQRGISVTSSVMQFDYDGFRINILDTPGHQDFSEDTYRTLMAVDSAVMLIDVAKGVEPQTIKLFKVCRQRGIPIFTFVNKLDRHGKHPMDLMEEIEKVLGIQSYPMNWPIGIEGDYKGVYNRRERQIELFQEDGTHGQWALPSSKGSVDDPAFTEVIGEETHRTLCEEIELLDTAGEAFDMERVQKGELTPIFFGSAMSNFGVQPFLEEFLRLAPEPAPRRSSDGVVQPTEEEFSAFVFKIQANMNPAHRDRLAFIRIVSGHFGRGMTVNHSRSGKPVKLSQPQQFLAQDRTIIEEAWPGDIVGLFDPGVFGIGDTLSVNRSSDFAFADFPIFPPERFCRVQPKDTMKRKQFLKGITQLTQEGAVQLFQQDDALAESYVVGAVGQLQFEVLEYRLKNEYGCTILMQPLPYEHARWLDAGSQDVTTFKGIDRAMIVRDAKDRKVALFQSDWALRWSEDNNPKIGFLLSPPEL
- a CDS encoding DeoR/GlpR family DNA-binding transcription regulator, producing MNINRRKEILNLLLQHGSVKVSVLAERFAVNDVTIRRDLKYLAEKHGVTLTYGGAFIDTPSSTYPIAELTLAAKRRQQYEEKQVIARKAAALIENGDTIALNAGSTVEYVLDYLPSAVQRLNVLTLSLGVAVKASSLPQATLFLPGGKVRPESTEMCGSETERFLRQFNVDKVFFGAAAVHLKRGVTHPVPEEVTTNRLILDIAAKRYLVCDSSKFDGVSLQHIADLSFFDAIIADDKLPESYRTYCQLNGITIL
- a CDS encoding HD domain-containing phosphohydrolase; the protein is MLPHPISQPMLPDSILDGFPCPIIKIDRDFRLLYHNPAACRLHGPVPETTPTPRCYEWLKLSQRCPHCPVEQAFQNGQPSTNQKCSVTSDHRLVRLEQTAIPVYDAQGNIEYVLEIDLDTTPLMTLQWDYEVDFVQTMFAFAELIEKRDIYTGRHSENTRAVALELGRSLGLDTAQLDDLSTIALLHDIGKVGIPETILLKKGPLSAEERQQIETHSQLGHDVLCKINRFQKIANCILCHHEWFNGQGYPEGLQGEEIPWLSRILSVADVFEALTADRIYRPALPREKALEIINNGSGSQFDPQVVDALLQLNAESP
- a CDS encoding methyl-accepting chemotaxis protein; its protein translation is MNRFPLVAQIVGIIVLIVALMTGVVSYTYYHLRAVGAEAQQVIETDAMDMVLAKDAHTQFTRALLDMRGFLTYADGMDTYEKGYRANIQTSYQIMTDYTSKVQNPALHSKGAEVQKLIGDYLKLGNQVIAAKRSNAANMTQLTTQGRNLVAAIDKGFVDLSEVQKKELLTQTAAMKSDVQARSNNALLVTAVILLFSLALGIWYSRQLAAPVKELQRLMAEASKGNLTIRSSNQAADEIGQLSQSFNTMIEGQMRIVKDVSTSAVELSAASEELAASSEQVSGAANSIANDIQQVASSMSDAAKTSMETSQVLVELSSLIQIAKDKAHSASDKSEITMATAKDGKDTINNAMQSMNTIHAKTIEAERVITLLNDYSQQIGSINETITSIAKQTNLLALNAAIEAARAGESGRGFAVVAEEVRKLAEQSNTEADNISHLITKITDNTQNAVFAMKQSLQEVETGVTAVTAAEQSLEHIMAAVIETVEDVDGIAKITNAEIASSDKIIQLIENVANDIESTERETQSVAAAIQEVTATVETIASTSEETSAMSQSLQNNIIVFQI
- a CDS encoding STAS domain-containing protein — protein: MEHTLTTNGNQAILSLTGKLYVHDAGIIRDAMIEKIETGHHHLTMNLAGVTYIDSSGLGVLVTLHKMTQEKNGSLTLIGVQGMVKELLQRTRLDKVLHLES